The uncultured Methanomethylovorans sp. genome contains a region encoding:
- the aroC gene encoding chorismate synthase, protein MSGNTFGTVFKVTTWGESHGNALGVVVDGTPAGLSLEASVIQKELDRRRPGQSSASTSRNESDTVEILSGVFEGKTTGMPISMMVRNKDANSSAYDYLKNIPRPGHADLLYHEKYGIRDHRGGGRSSGRETLGRVAAGAIAKHLLSFYDITVFAHVIELGGIVASELAFTEVMENVEKTPVRCADLKAAARMMKAVEDARTEGDSLGGIVEMIATGVPKGLGEPVFDKLDADIAKALMSIGAVKGLEIGAGFASARMKGSQMNDPFIVKDEQITCQTNNAGGIIGGISTGLPIICRVAVKPTPSISKKQKTVNMENIQECEVQVHGRHDPTIPPRLVPVAEAMVAIVLADHMLRSGFIGPASI, encoded by the coding sequence ATGTCTGGCAACACTTTCGGAACTGTTTTTAAAGTCACCACCTGGGGAGAATCACATGGGAATGCCCTGGGAGTAGTAGTAGATGGTACGCCTGCAGGGCTGTCCCTCGAAGCTTCTGTGATACAGAAAGAACTGGATAGACGCAGACCCGGGCAAAGCAGTGCCTCAACGTCCCGTAACGAATCCGACACAGTGGAAATACTATCAGGCGTGTTCGAGGGAAAGACTACTGGTATGCCGATATCTATGATGGTCCGCAACAAGGATGCAAATTCAAGTGCTTACGATTATCTCAAAAATATTCCAAGACCAGGACATGCAGACCTTTTATATCATGAAAAATATGGAATTCGAGATCATAGAGGTGGAGGCAGATCATCAGGACGGGAAACCCTTGGCAGGGTAGCTGCAGGCGCTATTGCAAAGCATCTGCTTTCTTTCTACGATATCACCGTTTTTGCACATGTCATTGAGCTGGGTGGCATTGTAGCTTCTGAGCTAGCATTTACCGAAGTGATGGAGAATGTGGAGAAGACTCCTGTACGTTGTGCCGATCTAAAAGCAGCTGCGAGGATGATGAAAGCAGTTGAAGATGCACGCACAGAGGGTGATAGCCTTGGAGGCATCGTGGAAATGATTGCTACGGGAGTTCCCAAGGGACTTGGAGAACCTGTATTTGATAAGCTGGATGCTGATATTGCAAAGGCATTAATGAGCATAGGCGCTGTCAAAGGATTGGAGATTGGTGCCGGTTTTGCAAGTGCACGTATGAAAGGCAGCCAGATGAACGATCCATTTATAGTAAAAGATGAACAGATCACATGCCAGACTAACAACGCAGGCGGTATAATTGGTGGCATATCCACCGGACTTCCTATTATCTGCAGGGTTGCAGTGAAACCAACGCCATCCATCTCAAAGAAGCAGAAAACAGTAAATATGGAAAATATCCAGGAATGCGAAGTACAGGTCCATGGAAGACATGATCCAACTATACCACCCAGGCTTGTGCCTGTTGCTGAAGCTATGGTTGCAATAGTGCTCGCTGATCACATGCTACGCAGTGGTTTCATTGGTCCTGCATCAATATGA